Proteins found in one Massilia sp. H6 genomic segment:
- a CDS encoding porin, which translates to MKHSLMAVALLGAFAGVAQAQTAVQIYGTIDAGIIKRSGESLNIGKRASNTLGFKGTEDLGNGLKALFQLEMRYEPDTGTNEIGSNGRQRPLFQGQSRVGLQGDFGIVRIGRGLTPYHETIGAFDPFHASPSPAGFWTDLSVAGYTSQPLDVAGYSNNRFSNAAWYNSPIISGVQLNTAIATKEGGGGPAVIGRGSLANPQYPAAAEASANPFSISGTYNNGPAAFMAAYERNAIESKVWSVGASFAATPELKLMGTYSEQDQEHSRIANATTKAWVLGANYTMGPGKVLAGYGQKDVDGLQKVKQLSLGYEYSLSKRTYLYIDASRKKGINALQSSVNHYDVGVNHSF; encoded by the coding sequence ATGAAACACTCCCTCATGGCCGTGGCACTGCTAGGCGCATTCGCCGGCGTGGCGCAAGCACAAACCGCCGTCCAGATCTATGGCACCATCGACGCTGGCATCATCAAGCGTAGTGGCGAGTCCCTGAACATCGGCAAGCGTGCTTCGAACACCCTCGGATTCAAAGGGACCGAAGACCTGGGCAATGGCCTCAAGGCACTGTTCCAGTTAGAAATGCGTTACGAGCCAGACACCGGCACCAATGAGATTGGCAGCAACGGCCGCCAGCGTCCGCTGTTCCAGGGCCAGTCGCGCGTCGGCCTGCAGGGCGATTTCGGCATCGTCCGCATCGGTCGCGGCCTGACCCCCTACCACGAAACCATCGGCGCCTTCGACCCATTCCACGCTTCGCCGAGCCCGGCTGGCTTCTGGACCGACCTGAGCGTCGCCGGCTACACCTCGCAGCCGCTCGACGTGGCCGGCTACTCGAACAACCGCTTCTCGAACGCCGCCTGGTACAACTCGCCGATCATCAGCGGTGTCCAGCTCAATACCGCGATCGCGACCAAGGAAGGCGGCGGCGGCCCCGCCGTGATTGGCCGCGGCAGCCTGGCCAACCCGCAGTACCCGGCAGCGGCCGAGGCATCGGCCAATCCGTTCTCGATCAGCGGCACCTACAACAATGGCCCGGCCGCCTTCATGGCAGCCTACGAGCGCAATGCCATCGAATCGAAGGTCTGGTCGGTCGGCGCGTCGTTCGCCGCCACCCCGGAACTGAAGCTGATGGGCACCTACTCCGAGCAAGACCAGGAACACAGCCGCATCGCCAATGCCACCACCAAGGCATGGGTGCTGGGCGCGAACTACACGATGGGTCCGGGCAAGGTACTGGCCGGTTATGGCCAGAAAGATGTCGACGGTCTGCAAAAGGTCAAGCAACTGTCGTTGGGCTATGAGTACAGCCTGTCGAAGCGTACCTACCTGTATATCGACGCGTCGCGCAAAAAGGGCATCAACGCCCTGCAATCGAGCGTCAACCATTACGATGTCGGCGTGAACCACTCGTTCTAA